From a region of the Chloroflexota bacterium genome:
- a CDS encoding response regulator, whose translation MSLIQKMTKAFVLIVEDNIDNMLVLTELLNVMPEVRYCNVRPSGRQLFAFLENDAVPAINLILLDINLPRENGYVLLPKIRVHPKLCNALVIAVSAQTGPQEVAKIRAAGFDGFLAKPLHFQRFPEQLRRIMNGEQIWEGA comes from the coding sequence ATGTCGCTGATTCAAAAAATGACCAAAGCGTTTGTATTAATCGTCGAAGATAATATTGATAACATGCTGGTATTAACTGAATTGCTGAATGTTATGCCAGAAGTGCGTTATTGTAATGTACGGCCTTCAGGTCGCCAACTGTTTGCCTTCCTCGAAAACGATGCTGTACCCGCAATTAATTTAATTTTGTTGGATATTAACTTGCCACGCGAAAATGGCTATGTGCTATTGCCCAAAATTCGTGTGCATCCCAAGCTCTGTAACGCCTTGGTGATCGCGGTCAGTGCTCAGACGGGGCCGCAAGAAGTTGCTAAAATTCGCGCGGCTGGCTTCGATGGCTTTCTGGCCAAACCATTGCACTTCCAACGCTTCCCTGAACAACTACGCCGAATTATGAATGGTGAACAAATTTGGGAAGGTGCGTAA
- a CDS encoding von Willebrand factor type A domain-containing protein, whose translation MRLKRSSIVLIALIISACGGEASLPTINPQPQRPAPQPRPPINADEPEPAPQWPTAEATSAAPAPQPAPTQAANAGQPVPNPAVGQPLVDTWELPTQPIDPNPNYAYEQDQEIFDSMYFKNYGTNPFVRTETDPLSTFAMDIDSASYSLMRSSINQGLLPPADSVRVEEYLNAFDYEYPQPEDGDFAIYSEVAPSPFGGPNYELVQIGIQARSIEVADRKPAALTFVIDTSGSMAQDNRLEMVKNALIYLAGQLEPDDSLAIVAFNDGMRVVLNPTSGANQMDIITAINSLEPAGSTNAEAGLYKGFELAWQAYKPEGINRILLCSDGVANSGMTEPSQLLATFQQYLDAGVQLSTYGVGMGNYNDILLEQLADKGDGNYAYFDSADEAQRLFGEQLTGSLQTIGREAKIQVNFDPNVVKRYRLIGYENRAVADSDFRNDSVDGGEVGAGHSVTALYEIKRHPEAQGPIAQVNIRYISMDTNAPVEESLNISTAQIHRSFDRASARMHLATSVAEYAELLRHSRWNNGTDILDVLDLAEEAALDLPNNQSAVEFVTLLRQAEQMHQ comes from the coding sequence ATGCGACTAAAACGAAGCAGCATTGTGCTGATCGCATTGATCATCAGCGCTTGTGGGGGAGAAGCGAGCTTACCGACCATCAATCCGCAGCCACAACGGCCAGCGCCGCAGCCACGGCCACCGATCAATGCTGATGAGCCAGAGCCAGCACCACAATGGCCGACTGCCGAAGCAACGAGCGCAGCGCCAGCGCCACAGCCAGCGCCAACTCAAGCAGCAAATGCCGGTCAGCCAGTGCCAAATCCTGCGGTTGGTCAGCCTTTGGTTGATACGTGGGAGCTGCCAACCCAACCGATCGATCCAAATCCAAATTACGCCTACGAACAAGATCAAGAAATCTTTGATTCGATGTATTTTAAAAATTATGGCACAAATCCATTCGTGCGAACAGAAACCGACCCCTTATCGACCTTTGCGATGGATATTGATAGTGCCTCGTACAGCCTGATGCGCAGTAGCATCAACCAAGGCCTCTTGCCGCCAGCCGATTCAGTGCGAGTCGAAGAATATTTGAACGCCTTTGATTATGAGTATCCCCAGCCCGAGGATGGCGATTTTGCAATCTACAGCGAAGTAGCACCATCGCCATTTGGCGGCCCCAACTACGAGCTAGTGCAAATTGGAATCCAAGCTCGAAGTATCGAAGTCGCTGATCGCAAACCTGCCGCCCTTACCTTTGTGATCGATACATCGGGATCGATGGCGCAAGATAATCGCTTGGAAATGGTCAAAAATGCCCTGATTTATTTGGCGGGGCAACTTGAGCCTGACGATAGTTTGGCAATTGTGGCCTTCAACGATGGAATGCGGGTGGTATTAAACCCAACTTCGGGTGCAAATCAGATGGATATCATCACCGCAATCAACTCACTTGAGCCAGCTGGCAGCACCAACGCCGAAGCAGGACTCTATAAAGGCTTTGAATTAGCCTGGCAAGCCTACAAACCTGAAGGCATCAATCGGATTTTGCTCTGCTCAGATGGTGTAGCCAATAGCGGCATGACCGAACCAAGCCAACTGCTCGCGACCTTCCAACAATATCTTGATGCAGGCGTTCAGCTTTCGACCTATGGCGTGGGCATGGGCAACTACAACGACATTTTGTTGGAGCAACTGGCCGATAAAGGCGATGGCAATTATGCCTATTTCGATTCAGCCGATGAAGCCCAACGCCTGTTTGGTGAGCAATTGACTGGCTCACTACAAACCATCGGGCGCGAAGCCAAAATCCAAGTTAATTTTGATCCCAATGTGGTGAAACGATATCGCTTGATTGGCTATGAAAATCGTGCAGTAGCCGATAGCGACTTCCGCAACGACAGTGTTGATGGTGGCGAAGTTGGTGCGGGCCATAGTGTGACAGCGCTGTATGAAATTAAGCGCCATCCTGAGGCCCAAGGCCCAATCGCCCAAGTTAATATTCGGTATATCAGCATGGATACCAACGCGCCAGTTGAGGAAAGCCTGAATATTTCAACAGCGCAAATTCATCGCAGCTTTGATCGCGCTAGTGCGCGAATGCACTTGGCAACGAGCGTCGCCGAATACGCTGAACTCTTACGCCATTCACGTTGGAATAACGGCACTGATATCCTTGATGTGCTTGATCTGGCGGAAGAAGCGGCGCTAGATTTGCCCAATAATCAAAGTGCCGTTGAATTTGTTACCCTGCTGCGGCAGGCTGAGCAGATGCACCAATAA
- a CDS encoding bifunctional metallophosphatase/5'-nucleotidase, producing MDFAMWHNVKSKVGILLGFTLLVGSLGQAAPTKAAEKLCFNQPGVVECIAPEFRDYWEKNGGLPVFGYPQTAAYEEATPEGKFLVQYFERQRLEYHPEKPAPFTILLGRINDEVLLRENRVWRDFPTAPQATGCQLFSETGHSVCGEFLKYWNSQGLDLGENGITYGESLALWGLPLSDPQEEINIDGDKVLTQHFERARMEWHTKAGKNQILLTRLGVTLVPMQLKMLAINDFHGQISTGRKVSNKDVGGAAYLSSYIKQARAKARYSLTVQAGDMVGASPPSSALLQDQPTMEFLNMLGVNVGTIGNHEFDEGFDEMMRLIDGGCHPTAGCWEGANYPYVVANVIDKRTNKTILPAYHVMNIDGARIGFIGVVLKNTPEIVIPSGVTNLEFIDEVTAINQAVTELNGQGVHAIVVLAHEGGTQNATTGAISGPISTIANGINDDVDVIVSAHSHTAISGEVDGKLITQALSYSTAFADIDLTIDRAKRDIVAKKATIVTTFHEGMTPDADVAAMVKKYEDQVAPQVNRKVGTSAIAITNTANDAGESALGNLIADAQRNTMSTQFAFMNPGGIRAPLDAGEITWGELYSIQPFSNDLVKMTVTGADIYTLLNQQWQTQSDGTVRARILQISGLSYTWTDANAVGQKVLEVRDGSGQLLDKAASYTITVNSFLADGGDGFVVLKQGKNREVGPTDLDGLVRYIEKLAQPISANIENRIVKQ from the coding sequence ATGGATTTTGCAATGTGGCATAACGTGAAAAGCAAAGTGGGCATTCTACTTGGCTTCACGCTGTTGGTCGGCTCGCTTGGCCAAGCTGCACCAACGAAGGCCGCCGAAAAGCTGTGTTTCAACCAGCCCGGCGTTGTTGAATGTATTGCTCCCGAGTTCCGCGATTACTGGGAAAAGAACGGTGGGCTGCCCGTTTTTGGCTATCCCCAAACCGCAGCCTATGAAGAAGCCACTCCTGAAGGTAAATTCTTGGTGCAATATTTCGAGCGCCAACGGCTTGAATATCACCCCGAGAAACCAGCTCCATTTACGATTTTGCTTGGCCGGATTAATGATGAAGTGCTGTTGCGCGAAAACCGCGTATGGCGCGATTTCCCCACCGCTCCCCAAGCGACGGGCTGCCAATTGTTCAGCGAAACTGGCCACAGCGTTTGTGGTGAGTTCTTGAAATATTGGAACTCGCAAGGTTTGGATTTGGGCGAAAATGGCATTACCTACGGCGAATCATTGGCCTTGTGGGGCTTGCCACTCTCTGATCCGCAAGAAGAAATTAACATCGATGGCGATAAAGTGTTGACCCAACACTTTGAGCGTGCTCGCATGGAATGGCACACCAAAGCTGGCAAGAACCAAATCTTGCTAACTCGCCTTGGCGTGACCTTGGTGCCAATGCAGCTCAAAATGTTGGCAATCAACGACTTCCACGGTCAAATTTCAACGGGCCGCAAGGTGAGCAACAAGGATGTTGGTGGCGCTGCCTACTTGAGCAGCTACATCAAACAAGCTCGTGCCAAAGCTCGCTACTCGTTGACCGTACAAGCTGGCGATATGGTCGGCGCAAGCCCACCAAGCTCAGCCTTGTTGCAAGATCAGCCAACCATGGAATTCCTCAATATGTTGGGAGTTAATGTTGGCACAATCGGCAACCACGAATTCGATGAAGGCTTCGATGAAATGATGCGCTTGATCGATGGTGGTTGTCACCCAACCGCTGGCTGCTGGGAGGGTGCAAACTATCCCTATGTTGTGGCCAACGTGATCGACAAACGCACCAACAAAACGATTTTACCAGCCTATCATGTGATGAACATCGATGGTGCACGCATCGGCTTTATCGGCGTAGTCCTAAAAAATACCCCTGAAATCGTGATTCCATCAGGCGTGACCAATCTTGAATTTATCGATGAAGTTACCGCAATTAACCAAGCAGTAACCGAATTGAACGGTCAAGGCGTACATGCAATCGTCGTTTTGGCCCACGAAGGTGGCACGCAAAACGCTACAACTGGCGCAATTTCAGGGCCGATTAGCACCATTGCTAATGGAATCAACGATGATGTCGATGTGATCGTTAGTGCTCACTCGCACACGGCGATTAGTGGCGAAGTCGATGGCAAGTTGATCACCCAAGCGCTTTCGTATAGCACCGCATTTGCCGATATCGATTTGACGATCGACCGCGCTAAACGCGATATTGTCGCCAAAAAAGCAACAATCGTTACGACCTTCCACGAAGGTATGACCCCTGATGCTGATGTTGCGGCAATGGTCAAGAAATACGAAGACCAAGTAGCACCGCAAGTCAATCGCAAGGTTGGTACTTCAGCCATCGCAATCACCAACACTGCTAACGATGCAGGCGAATCGGCCTTAGGTAACTTAATTGCCGATGCTCAACGCAACACCATGAGCACCCAATTTGCCTTTATGAACCCAGGTGGCATTCGCGCACCACTCGATGCTGGCGAAATTACCTGGGGCGAGTTGTATTCAATCCAGCCATTCAGCAACGATTTGGTCAAGATGACGGTAACTGGGGCTGATATCTACACCTTGCTCAACCAACAATGGCAAACCCAAAGCGATGGGACAGTTCGCGCTCGCATCCTGCAAATTTCAGGCTTGAGCTACACCTGGACTGATGCCAACGCGGTTGGTCAAAAAGTGCTTGAAGTCCGTGATGGCAGTGGCCAACTTTTGGATAAAGCTGCCAGCTACACCATCACCGTCAATAGCTTCTTGGCGGATGGTGGCGATGGCTTTGTTGTGCTCAAGCAAGGCAAGAATCGCGAAGTTGGCCCAACCGACCTCGATGGCTTAGTGCGCTACATCGAAAAATTGGCTCAGCCAATCAGCGCCAACATCGAAAACCGCATCGTCAAACAATAA
- a CDS encoding pentapeptide repeat-containing protein produces MTTQRDVLVLDVQNHPVQTPVSSAYRSNMQFARLRHHDFCDAQLADTQFNLADLVRAQLSGANLQRANFHRARLNRVAAVAADFRDANLNQAQCDGADFTNADLSGANLSQAQFCGAILVDASLFGVRSNQSTHPARQQLNFTGADLRGADLRDADLRNATLTDAQLQGARYNAGTLWPLGWNSADHGLIFDDHLLAREVAC; encoded by the coding sequence ATGACAACCCAGCGCGATGTTTTGGTTTTGGACGTACAAAACCACCCTGTTCAAACGCCCGTTTCGTCGGCCTATCGCAGCAACATGCAATTTGCCCGCTTGCGTCACCACGATTTTTGTGATGCACAATTGGCAGATACCCAATTCAACTTGGCTGATTTAGTGCGTGCCCAATTAAGTGGCGCTAATCTTCAACGCGCTAATTTTCATCGCGCTCGACTCAATCGAGTTGCTGCTGTCGCTGCAGATTTCCGTGATGCAAATCTGAATCAAGCTCAATGCGATGGTGCTGATTTTACCAATGCTGATCTCTCAGGGGCCAACCTGAGCCAAGCTCAATTTTGTGGCGCAATCTTGGTCGATGCTAGTTTGTTTGGCGTTCGCTCCAATCAATCGACTCACCCAGCCCGCCAACAATTGAATTTCACTGGCGCTGATTTGCGCGGTGCTGATCTGCGCGATGCTGATCTGCGCAACGCTACCCTGACTGACGCTCAACTCCAAGGTGCTCGCTACAACGCTGGAACCTTGTGGCCATTGGGTTGGAATAGTGCTGACCATGGTTTGATTTTCGATGACCATCTGCTCGCTCGTGAGGTTGCTTGCTAG
- a CDS encoding response regulator, which yields MPVASNEYFVPVVPSDASVIIVEDNPDNLFVLEILLREDLRVKYYNGRASGRQFFKLLEANPRLYPDLVLLDIQLPYEDGFTVFKNMLNVPQLKNTQVIAVTANVMPQDVAKARELGFNGLIGKPINRNRFPAQITRILNGESVWEPY from the coding sequence ATGCCCGTGGCAAGTAATGAATATTTTGTTCCCGTTGTACCGAGCGACGCATCTGTGATTATTGTTGAGGATAACCCCGACAATTTGTTCGTTTTGGAGATTCTGCTCCGCGAAGATTTGCGCGTCAAATACTATAACGGACGCGCCTCTGGCCGCCAATTTTTCAAGCTGCTTGAGGCAAATCCACGGTTATACCCCGATTTAGTGCTGCTCGATATTCAGTTGCCTTATGAAGATGGTTTTACTGTCTTTAAAAATATGCTCAATGTCCCACAACTTAAAAATACCCAAGTGATTGCGGTAACCGCGAATGTGATGCCACAAGATGTGGCCAAAGCCCGTGAACTTGGCTTCAATGGCCTGATTGGCAAGCCGATTAATCGCAATCGCTTCCCCGCTCAAATTACGCGGATCTTAAATGGTGAATCAGTCTGGGAACCCTACTAA
- a CDS encoding class I SAM-dependent methyltransferase yields MTVLSTDIPAPNSPSISDVEAYYDAMGPFYKLIWGDSVHGGYWPAGLEDMSLPEAQEHLTNLMIAKTPIKPGQHMLDLGCGTGLPAIRMASAKQCHVHGLTVAHGQVAEAQATIQAMQMQELVHINWGNAMELPFEADFFNAAWAFESIFHMPSRLTVMQEANRVLQAGSYFVLTDIVEVKSLSPEQQQVFFPAFQINTLTTKQGYLDLFEQTGFEQLELIDLTAGIEKTLAHTKLGIEQKRAELAAIYPPEMLGMIEQTWPMVEKIYAEFVRYVLIVARKRG; encoded by the coding sequence ATGACAGTCCTATCAACCGATATTCCAGCACCCAACTCACCAAGCATCAGCGATGTTGAAGCCTACTACGACGCGATGGGGCCGTTCTATAAATTAATTTGGGGCGATAGTGTTCATGGCGGCTATTGGCCAGCAGGCTTGGAAGATATGTCGCTCCCCGAAGCCCAAGAACATTTGACCAATTTGATGATTGCGAAAACGCCAATCAAACCAGGCCAACACATGCTTGATCTTGGCTGTGGCACAGGTTTGCCGGCGATTCGCATGGCCAGCGCCAAACAATGTCATGTCCATGGATTAACTGTGGCGCACGGCCAAGTTGCCGAAGCGCAAGCCACTATCCAAGCCATGCAAATGCAGGAGCTTGTGCACATCAATTGGGGCAATGCCATGGAATTGCCGTTTGAAGCCGATTTTTTCAATGCTGCATGGGCTTTTGAATCAATTTTTCATATGCCAAGCCGCCTTACCGTGATGCAAGAAGCCAATCGCGTTTTGCAGGCTGGTAGTTATTTTGTGCTAACCGATATTGTTGAAGTCAAGTCGCTCAGCCCTGAGCAGCAGCAGGTCTTTTTCCCAGCATTCCAAATTAATACCCTCACCACCAAACAAGGCTATCTCGATCTCTTTGAGCAAACCGGCTTCGAGCAGCTTGAGTTGATCGATTTGACCGCTGGCATCGAGAAAACCCTGGCTCATACCAAACTTGGCATTGAGCAAAAACGGGCTGAACTAGCGGCAATTTATCCACCAGAAATGCTCGGAATGATCGAACAAACATGGCCGATGGTCGAGAAAATTTACGCCGAGTTTGTGCGCTATGTCCTGATTGTCGCGCGTAAACGTGGCTAA
- a CDS encoding response regulator, with the protein MQASIQRWLNTIKISDPVQREQAVLLQIMLIGLSIICFFTVPTAFIVSSTVGSAFRASLTSMLILIFFVIAVINLRQGHFRRSVTLASSGLVVGLSIILLLEGLRNSAWILSAFMMPITLSGLLTGRKGIKTIAGASIIVIAILGGLQLFNLQFVGAYPRLGDLLPPTISTFIFSVLIVGFFFHRFSASLNDALSRALQRESELQQIRDKLEILVDQRTAALQDALHAVEEREGRLEKTNIELAAAKTAAEEANQLKSRFLANMSHELRTPLNAIINFTAFLDRYGEFSERQRELQERVLYNADHLLGLINDILDLSKIEAGRMELMYEKTQLEPIITGVMATASGLTRDKGLELELDMPEELPTMVIDKVRIRQVLLNLLSNAVKFTEQGQINVAISQPDAETVQISVQDSGIGIAPEHQQQIFEEFQQVQNEVTHQYQGTGLGLPISKLLVEMHGGNMWLESTPGKGSTFFFSLPITNKLPETTTIDLTAPPSLAELEAEPSNPTTIEIVVIDDNPDAHETFRVMLESGGYRVHSVLDSRLAISTIKQVEPRLIITDVQMPNLDGWELLAQIKNDPTIAHIPIVVCSVVDQGTIGLVLGARKHIVKPVREEVLLAVVQECVEPTAEILVVDDNPDARQVIQHILAARDYAISEAADGIEALAMIEQSKPDLVILDLMMPQMDGFEVLENLRHSPNYADIPVIIVSAKDLDQQEHDWLRTRAQGVIAKRQLSEEEFLRRINEIFNQGVEYARGK; encoded by the coding sequence ATGCAAGCCTCAATCCAGCGCTGGCTTAATACAATTAAAATCTCCGATCCCGTGCAACGTGAACAAGCTGTCCTCCTTCAAATCATGCTGATTGGATTAAGCATCATTTGTTTCTTCACAGTTCCCACTGCATTTATTGTGTCAAGTACTGTTGGCAGTGCATTTCGTGCCAGTCTAACAAGTATGTTGATTTTAATTTTCTTTGTAATCGCTGTCATCAACTTGCGTCAAGGCCATTTTCGGCGCTCAGTTACACTGGCATCAAGTGGTCTAGTCGTTGGTTTGTCGATTATTCTTTTACTTGAAGGTTTACGCAATAGTGCTTGGATTCTTTCGGCTTTCATGATGCCAATCACGCTATCGGGTTTGTTAACTGGCCGCAAGGGTATTAAAACAATTGCTGGTGCAAGTATTATCGTAATTGCCATTCTTGGCGGATTACAGTTATTTAATCTGCAATTTGTTGGGGCTTATCCGCGCCTCGGCGATCTTTTGCCACCAACCATTAGCACGTTTATATTTAGTGTGTTGATTGTAGGTTTCTTCTTTCATCGTTTTAGCGCCTCGTTAAATGATGCCCTCAGCCGCGCTTTGCAACGTGAATCCGAACTCCAACAGATTCGCGATAAACTTGAAATTTTAGTCGATCAGCGAACCGCCGCTTTGCAAGATGCCTTGCACGCGGTCGAAGAGCGTGAAGGTCGGCTCGAAAAAACCAATATCGAACTAGCTGCCGCCAAAACTGCTGCCGAGGAAGCCAATCAGCTCAAGTCGCGCTTCTTGGCCAATATGAGCCATGAGCTGCGCACGCCACTCAATGCAATTATCAACTTCACCGCCTTTCTTGATCGGTATGGTGAATTCTCTGAGCGCCAACGTGAGCTGCAAGAACGGGTGCTTTATAACGCTGATCATTTGCTTGGGTTGATCAACGACATTCTCGACCTCTCGAAAATTGAGGCTGGGCGCATGGAGTTGATGTATGAGAAAACGCAACTTGAGCCAATTATCACTGGGGTCATGGCTACTGCCAGCGGGCTAACCCGCGATAAAGGGCTTGAACTTGAACTCGATATGCCCGAAGAACTACCAACGATGGTAATTGATAAAGTGCGAATTCGCCAAGTATTGCTCAATTTGCTCTCAAACGCCGTCAAATTCACTGAGCAAGGCCAAATTAATGTGGCGATCAGTCAACCCGATGCTGAAACTGTGCAAATTTCAGTCCAAGATAGTGGAATTGGGATCGCTCCTGAGCATCAGCAACAAATTTTCGAAGAATTTCAACAAGTGCAAAATGAAGTTACCCACCAATATCAAGGCACTGGCTTAGGCTTGCCGATTAGTAAATTATTGGTGGAGATGCACGGCGGCAATATGTGGCTCGAAAGCACGCCTGGCAAAGGTTCAACCTTCTTCTTTAGTTTGCCAATTACTAATAAATTACCCGAAACTACCACGATCGATCTAACTGCACCACCAAGTTTGGCCGAACTTGAGGCAGAACCAAGCAACCCAACAACCATTGAGATTGTGGTGATTGATGATAATCCTGATGCCCATGAGACCTTCCGCGTCATGCTAGAATCAGGAGGGTATCGCGTGCATAGCGTGCTTGATAGTCGCTTGGCAATCAGCACGATCAAACAAGTTGAACCACGCTTGATTATTACCGATGTGCAAATGCCCAATCTTGATGGCTGGGAGTTGCTGGCCCAGATCAAGAATGATCCAACGATTGCCCATATTCCAATCGTGGTTTGCTCAGTTGTCGATCAGGGGACAATTGGGTTGGTACTGGGGGCACGGAAACATATTGTTAAACCTGTACGTGAGGAGGTATTGCTGGCTGTTGTTCAAGAATGTGTCGAACCAACTGCCGAGATCTTGGTCGTTGATGATAACCCTGATGCTCGTCAAGTCATTCAGCATATTCTCGCAGCACGTGATTATGCCATCAGCGAAGCAGCCGATGGGATTGAAGCGCTTGCCATGATCGAACAATCAAAACCCGATCTGGTCATTCTTGATCTCATGATGCCACAAATGGATGGCTTTGAAGTGCTCGAAAATCTGCGGCATAGCCCTAATTATGCCGATATTCCCGTGATTATTGTCAGCGCCAAGGATCTTGATCAACAGGAACATGATTGGCTGCGCACTCGCGCCCAAGGGGTCATTGCTAAACGCCAACTTAGTGAGGAAGAATTTCTTAGACGCATTAATGAGATCTTTAACCAAGGAGTAGAGTATGCCCGTGGCAAGTAA
- a CDS encoding (+)-kolavelool synthase, producing the protein MRPTPTLAEFLHAPLTTIRQVAPATMVFSSGGSRRKAALANMSAAGEEYARWSHQQLLKCLELFFNHGIKHLFLPMLLPNQFQETTPNYREHIEQWVAWGAASQAMLEYYQEHNWRVRLLDTQYSPILADAAQRLQQPYDHPDQPTLWWFVVRDSEDPWQIIFQAAQQTAFKTRSQAIEAIYGEPIPPAELFVSFGKPQVNHDLLPPLLVGELQCYWTQKPGYTLSEEEFRQILYDFAFLRKTWQADKTERTQAALAFRQHWERGPILGLGQQLGPFWYPQSTSIESEL; encoded by the coding sequence ATGAGGCCCACGCCCACGTTAGCAGAATTTCTTCATGCCCCACTTACGACAATTCGCCAAGTTGCGCCAGCAACCATGGTTTTTTCGAGTGGTGGTAGCCGACGCAAAGCAGCTTTAGCCAATATGTCGGCTGCTGGTGAAGAATATGCACGTTGGTCGCATCAACAATTACTCAAATGCCTTGAGCTTTTTTTTAATCATGGCATTAAGCATCTTTTCTTACCCATGCTTTTGCCCAACCAATTTCAAGAAACTACGCCAAATTATCGTGAGCATATCGAACAATGGGTTGCTTGGGGCGCAGCAAGTCAGGCAATGTTGGAATACTATCAGGAACATAATTGGCGAGTACGCCTCTTAGATACCCAATATTCGCCTATTTTGGCCGATGCTGCTCAACGCTTGCAGCAACCCTATGATCATCCCGATCAACCAACGCTTTGGTGGTTTGTCGTGCGTGATTCGGAAGATCCATGGCAAATCATCTTCCAAGCAGCCCAACAAACTGCCTTCAAAACTCGGAGCCAAGCGATTGAGGCAATCTATGGCGAGCCGATTCCACCAGCAGAGCTATTCGTTTCGTTTGGCAAACCCCAAGTTAATCATGATCTCTTGCCGCCGTTGTTGGTTGGCGAGTTGCAATGTTATTGGACGCAAAAGCCTGGCTATACGCTCAGCGAGGAGGAGTTTCGCCAGATTTTGTACGATTTTGCCTTCTTGCGCAAAACTTGGCAGGCCGATAAAACCGAACGCACGCAAGCCGCCCTCGCATTTCGCCAGCACTGGGAGCGTGGCCCAATCTTAGGGCTTGGTCAACAACTTGGGCCGTTTTGGTATCCACAATCAACCAGCATTGAATCAGAGTTGTAG
- a CDS encoding alpha/beta hydrolase: MQLSMVAPELQRYVRRIPPLPLGSAWGRRFVRWLGSRIPANQFDGVTIEQRNDLNPPVRIYRPAVCRSTAALFWIHGGGMIIGQAAQDDQWCATTAQRLGIVVVSVEYRLAPEHPFPAPLDDCLAGWQWLQQQAATLAIDPVRVVLGGESAGGGLSASLAQRLVDLGTTQPLAQLLFCPMLDDRTTTKVELSKIDHFVWNNRKNLIGWQAYLATKPGIDAIPAYAVPARRENLQGLPPTWIGVGDIDLFYQEDRLYAERLQTAGVDVTFEITTGGPHGFQNWAFASAISQAFIDKAHVWMQTQIAH; encoded by the coding sequence ATGCAGCTTTCAATGGTCGCGCCTGAATTACAACGCTATGTCCGCCGGATTCCACCTTTGCCGTTGGGCAGCGCTTGGGGGCGGCGTTTTGTACGTTGGTTAGGCAGTCGCATTCCGGCCAATCAGTTTGATGGAGTGACGATTGAACAACGCAACGATTTAAATCCCCCAGTACGCATTTATCGCCCCGCTGTTTGTCGCTCAACGGCTGCATTGTTTTGGATTCACGGCGGCGGGATGATTATTGGCCAGGCTGCGCAAGATGATCAATGGTGTGCCACGACGGCGCAACGCTTAGGGATTGTGGTGGTTTCGGTGGAATATCGATTGGCTCCCGAACACCCATTTCCTGCCCCGCTTGATGATTGTTTGGCTGGTTGGCAGTGGCTTCAGCAGCAGGCCGCGACGCTAGCGATTGACCCAGTGCGGGTGGTGCTTGGTGGCGAAAGTGCTGGCGGTGGTTTGTCAGCAAGTTTGGCGCAACGCTTGGTTGATCTGGGCACGACTCAGCCGCTGGCTCAATTGCTGTTTTGTCCAATGCTTGATGACCGCACGACGACCAAGGTTGAATTGAGCAAAATTGACCATTTTGTTTGGAATAATCGCAAAAATTTAATCGGTTGGCAGGCCTATTTGGCGACCAAACCCGGCATTGATGCAATTCCAGCCTATGCAGTGCCTGCGCGACGCGAAAACCTGCAAGGCTTGCCACCAACGTGGATCGGTGTTGGCGATATTGATTTGTTTTACCAAGAAGATCGTTTGTATGCTGAGCGTTTACAAACGGCTGGAGTTGACGTAACGTTTGAGATTACAACTGGTGGGCCGCATGGTTTTCAGAATTGGGCCTTTGCTAGTGCAATTTCCCAAGCGTTTATTGACAAAGCCCATGTATGGATGCAAACACAGATTGCACACTGA